The window CAAACTTCTTTAGTTTGATTTAAAATTTTTTCTTTTTTTGTTTCTCCAATACATAAAATAGGTATTAAATTTTCTTCTTTTAAAATTTTAAATTTTTTTGCAATAATTTCATTATTTTCTTGATGATATAGTCGTCTTTCAGAATGCCCTACTATTACATATGAAATCCCTATATCTTTTAACATAATTGGAGAAATTTCTCCTGTAAAAGGTCCTGAAAAATGAATATCTACATTTTGAGCACCTAAAAAAAAATTTTGTTGATTATCTAATAATGTTTGTTGTATAAAATTAGCATATAAAATAGGAGGAGAAATAATTACAGTACAAATATTATAATATTTAATTAAAAATTGGTTTAATGTATGTAAAATATTTTGAATAAATTTTTTACTACCATTTAATTTCCAATTTCCCATAATTATGGGTTTAATCATTTTTTTAAAATTCCTTATATAATGTTTCTTAAAAAAAATTTTTAAAACATAAAAAACAAAAAATTATTTCATTTTTTGATATGCAATATTAATACGTTCACGTAATTGTTTTCCTGGTTTAAAATGAGGTACATATTTTCCTTTTAAATTAACTTTTTCCCCAGTTTTAGGATTTCTTCCGATACGCGCATATCGATAATGTAAAGAAAAACTCCCAAAACCTCTAATTTCAATTCTTTTTCCAGTTTCTAAAGATTGAGACATATATTCTAAAATATTTTTTACAATTTTTTCAATATTTTTAGATAAAATATATGTTTTTTGTATTGATATACGTTCAAATAATTCAGACTTTGTCATTATAAAATTTTCCAATTTATAAAAAATATATTTTTTTTAAAAAAATTATTCTGTATTATGAGCTTCTTTAAATGCTATAGTCATAACGTTTGAAACATCATTTTTAGAATTATTTGTAATATTTTTTAAAACTTTTTCTTTAATAATTTTATTTTTTTTTAAAAGTAAAGATAAATGAATAATTCTATTTTTTCGATCAAATCCTATAAGTTTAGTTTGAATAGTATCTCCAATTTTATATTTTTCTTGTTTATTTAAAATTAAAAAAGCTGACATATCTAAAATTTTTATATGTCCTTCAAGATTTTTTTCTAAATTAATTATTATAATTTTTTCTGTAATTTTTAAAATAATTCCATTAATAATTGTATTTTTTTTATTTTTTAATAAAAAAATATTAAATGGATCTTCTTTTAATTGTTTAATACCTAAAGAAATTCTTTCTCTTTCAGAATCGACTTGTAGAACAATAGCATAAATTTCATCACCTTTTTTATATTTTTTAATAATAGAATCATTAATTTTTCCCCAAGAAATATCTGATAAATGTACTAGACCATCGATTCCACCTTCTAATCCTATAAAAATTCCAAAATCTGTAATAGATTTAATTCTTCCGGAAACTTTGTGTCCTTTTTTATATTTTTCTGAAAATTCTTTCCAAGGATTTTTTTTGCATTGCTTAATTCCTAAAGAGATTCTTCGTCTTTCTTCATCAATATCTAATACTGTTACTTGTACTTTTTCTTGGGTTTTCACTACTTTAGAAGGATGAATATTTTTATTAGTCCAATCCATTTCAGAAACATGTACTAACCCTTCAACTCCTTCTTCTAATTCTACAAAACAACCGTAATCAGTTAAATTTGTTACTTTTCCATTTACTTTTAATCCTAAAGGATATTTTTTTGAAAGATTAATCCAAGGATCAATACCTAATTGTTTTAATCCTAAAGAAACACGTGTTTTTTCTTTATCAAATTTTAATACTTTAATTTGAATATCATCACCTATATTTACAATTTCACTAGGATGTTTAACGCGTTTCCAAGCCATATCTGTAATATGTAATAAACCATCAACACCACCTAAGTCAATAAATGCGCCATAATCAGTTAAATTTTTTACAATACCTTTAATAATCATACCTTCTTGTAAATTTTTTAATAGCTCTAAACGTTCTATACTATTTTCGCATTCTATAACAGCACGTCTTGAGACTACTACATTATTTCTTTTTTGATCTAATTTAATAACTCGAAATTCTAATTCTTTACCTTCTAAATGATGAGTTTCTCTTATAGGACGAATATCTACTAAAGAACCAGGTAAAAAAGCTCTAATATCATTTAATTCAACTGTAAAACCTCCTTTGACTTTTCCATTAATCACACCTAATACTATAGATTTTTTTTCATATGCATCTTCTAAACATAACCATGATTCGTGTCTTTTAGCTTTATCTCGAGATAATGCTGTTTCCCCGAAACCATCTTCAATAGCATCTAAAGAAACATCTACAACATCTCCAATTTTAATTTCTAAGTGACCTTGAGTATTTTTAAATTGTTCAATAGGAATCCAAGATTCTGATTTTAAACCAGCGTCGACTAAAACAGTATCTTTTTCTATAGATAAAATTACTCCAGGAATAATAGAACCAGGACGAGTTTGAATATTTTTTAAAGATTTCTTAAATAATTGATCAAAAGAAAGTGTCATAATATATACTTTTAAATTTTTTAATATTTTTCTAAATAATATCCATATTATTTTAGAGGATGAAATAATGTTATAAGAATCCTTCTTATAAAAATTTTTCTAAAATTTTTGAAATAATAATAGATTAACATATTAAAAAATGAATTTTAAATTTTTTTATTTTTTTTTATAAAATTTTTTTCTTTTGATATAAAGTAGAAAATTTTTTAAAAAATTTTGGAAAAGTTTTATTTACACATTGAGGATTCAAGATGATAATTTTGATTTCTGCTAATGCAATTAATGAAAAACACATGGCAATTCGATGATCGTTATAAGTTTCAATTTCGGAAGAAAAAATTTTCTTTGGACGTGATATATATAAAAAATCTTTTCCTTCAATTACTTTTGCTCCTATTTTTTTTAATTCTGTACTCATTGCTTTTAATCTATCTGTTTCTTTTACTCGCCAATTATATATGTTTAAAATTTTAACAGGAGTATCTGTAAATACCCCTAAAATAGCTATTGTCATTGCTGCATCTGGCATATCATTTAAATCTATTGTTATTCCAGTTAAAAAATTACGTGTACAAATTATTGAGTTATTTTCCCATCGAATATTTGCTCCCATTTTTTTTAAAACTTTATAAAAATTTTTGTCTCCTTGAATACTATTTTTAGGGAGTCCATGAACAGTAACAGTTCCCCCTTTAATAGCAGCTGCAGCTAAAAAATATGTAGCAGAAGTAGCATCTCCTTCTATAAAGTATTTTTTAGGAGTTTTGTATATTTGATTTCCAGAAATTTGAAAATGTATATAATTTTTTAAAATTTTAATTTTAACACCAAATTTTTTAATTAATTTTATTGTTAAATCAATATATGGTTTAGAAACTAAATTTCCTTTAATAAAAATATTTGTTTCTTTAGGAGCTAAAGGAGCCATAAGTAATAATGAACTTAAAAATTGACTTGAAATTGTTCCGTTTACTTTAATTATTCCACCAATAAAATTTCCTGTAATTTGAATAGGAGGATAATTAATATTTTTTAAATATTGAATATTCACACCTCCTTGGCGTAATGCATCTACTAAATGATTAATAGGTCTTTTTTGCATTTGTAAATCGCCAGTTAGAATAATATTTTTATTATTTAAAGATAAAATAGCAGTTAAAGGCCTCATGGCAGTTCCCGCATTTCCTAAATATAAAATTTTATTTTTTTGTTTTATAAATTTTTTTAAAGAACCAGAAATTTGACATTCAGTATTTTGTTTAGTTAATTTATAAACAATACCTAATTTTTTTAATGCAGATAACATGTATTTAACATCATCACTATATAAAATATTTTTTAGAATTGTAGTACCTGAAGATAAAGCCGATAATAATAAAACACGATTAGAAATACTTTTAGAACCAGGTAAAAATATTTCACCAGAAACAAAATTTATAGGAGGTAAACATAATTTTTTTTTCATAATTTTATTACCTTATATTTTATTTTTTTTAAAAAATATTTTTAACCAAATTTTTTTTCAAAATATTTCATAAATTTTATTAATGAAATAATACCTTTTTTAGGCATAGAATTATAAATAGATGCTCTAATACCTCCATGTATAAAATGTCCTTTTAATCCATATAAACCTTTTTTTTCGGCTTTTTTTAGAAAAATAATTGTTAAAGTATTAATTTTTAAAAAAAAAGTTATATTCATTAATGAACGATTTTGAATATTGACTAAATTATAATAAAATTCAGTAGAATCAATATATTCATATAACATTTTAGATTTTAAAATATTTTTTTTTTCAATTTTTAGAATTCCTCCTTTTTTTTTTAACCATTTAAACATTAAACCAGCAACATACCAACAAAAGATGGGAGGCGTATTAAACATAGATTTTGTTTTAGATAAAATTTTATAATTTAAGATCGAAGGTATTTTTTGTTTAGTTTTTAAAACTAAATCTTTTCTAATAATTATTATTGTTAAACCAGCTGGACCTATATTTTTTTGTGCACTAGCATAAATCATACCATATTTTTTAATATTAATTTTTTTAGATAAAATTGTTGAAGAAAAATCTCCAATTATTATTTTATTTGAAAATATAGGTTCTTCGAAAATACTAATTCCTTCAATAGTTTCATTTGGACAATAATGTATATATTTACTATCTAAATGAATTTTCCAATCTTTCATAGGTTTTAAACTTTGATAATTTTTATTATTTAAATATTTTATATTAATTACTTTAGGATGACAAAATTTTTTAGCTTCTAAAAAAGAAGCATAAGACCAAAAACCACTATTTATATAATCAGCTTTTTCATATTTTTTTAATAAATTTAAAGGAATAGCAGAAAATTGACCTCTAGCACCTCCTTGACTAAATAAAATATTGTATTCTTGTGGAATATTTAATAAATCTCTTAAATCTTTTTCTACTATTTCAGCATAATTAATAAAATATTTACTTCGATGACTAATTTCTAAAATTGAAAAATTATTATTTTTGTAATTTTGAAAATTTTTTTGAAGTTTTAATAAAATTTCTTTAGGAAGAACTGATGGTCCTGGATTAAAATTATAAATTTTCATAAAATATTCGCTATTTAAAATTTATTTAATTTTTTAAAAATAATAAATATCGGCATTTTTATTAAGATGCCGATAAACATTTTTTTTAAAATTTCTATTAATATTATTCTAAAAATGTCATGCCGTGCATATATGGAGTTTGTAAAATTTTAGGTACTTTAATACGTCCATTAGAACATTGATAATTTTCTAAAATAGCTGCTAAAGTTCTTCCTAGTGCTAATCCGGAACCATTTAAAGTATGTAAAAAAATATTTTTTTTAAATTTTTTATCATAATAACGTGAATTAATTCTTCTAGTTTGAAAATCTCCCATTAAAGAACAAGAAG of the Buchnera aphidicola (Nippolachnus piri) genome contains:
- a CDS encoding integration host factor subunit beta; this encodes MTKSELFERISIQKTYILSKNIEKIVKNILEYMSQSLETGKRIEIRGFGSFSLHYRYARIGRNPKTGEKVNLKGKYVPHFKPGKQLRERINIAYQKMK
- the tpiA gene encoding triose-phosphate isomerase, with amino-acid sequence MIKPIIMGNWKLNGSKKFIQNILHTLNQFLIKYYNICTVIISPPILYANFIQQTLLDNQQNFFLGAQNVDIHFSGPFTGEISPIMLKDIGISYVIVGHSERRLYHQENNEIIAKKFKILKEENLIPILCIGETKKEKILNQTKEVCKKQIDIIFKLCGESAFNNTIIAYEPIWAIGSNHSASPKEVQIICHFIRNYIKSKSNQVLKNFFIQYGGSVTKNNAKTLIYQKDIDGFLIGGASLQLEEFIKIIEISNM
- the aroA gene encoding 3-phosphoshikimate 1-carboxyvinyltransferase; this encodes MKKKLCLPPINFVSGEIFLPGSKSISNRVLLLSALSSGTTILKNILYSDDVKYMLSALKKLGIVYKLTKQNTECQISGSLKKFIKQKNKILYLGNAGTAMRPLTAILSLNNKNIILTGDLQMQKRPINHLVDALRQGGVNIQYLKNINYPPIQITGNFIGGIIKVNGTISSQFLSSLLLMAPLAPKETNIFIKGNLVSKPYIDLTIKLIKKFGVKIKILKNYIHFQISGNQIYKTPKKYFIEGDATSATYFLAAAAIKGGTVTVHGLPKNSIQGDKNFYKVLKKMGANIRWENNSIICTRNFLTGITIDLNDMPDAAMTIAILGVFTDTPVKILNIYNWRVKETDRLKAMSTELKKIGAKVIEGKDFLYISRPKKIFSSEIETYNDHRIAMCFSLIALAEIKIIILNPQCVNKTFPKFFKKFSTLYQKKKIL
- the rpsA gene encoding 30S ribosomal protein S1, which encodes MTLSFDQLFKKSLKNIQTRPGSIIPGVILSIEKDTVLVDAGLKSESWIPIEQFKNTQGHLEIKIGDVVDVSLDAIEDGFGETALSRDKAKRHESWLCLEDAYEKKSIVLGVINGKVKGGFTVELNDIRAFLPGSLVDIRPIRETHHLEGKELEFRVIKLDQKRNNVVVSRRAVIECENSIERLELLKNLQEGMIIKGIVKNLTDYGAFIDLGGVDGLLHITDMAWKRVKHPSEIVNIGDDIQIKVLKFDKEKTRVSLGLKQLGIDPWINLSKKYPLGLKVNGKVTNLTDYGCFVELEEGVEGLVHVSEMDWTNKNIHPSKVVKTQEKVQVTVLDIDEERRRISLGIKQCKKNPWKEFSEKYKKGHKVSGRIKSITDFGIFIGLEGGIDGLVHLSDISWGKINDSIIKKYKKGDEIYAIVLQVDSERERISLGIKQLKEDPFNIFLLKNKKNTIINGIILKITEKIIIINLEKNLEGHIKILDMSAFLILNKQEKYKIGDTIQTKLIGFDRKNRIIHLSLLLKKNKIIKEKVLKNITNNSKNDVSNVMTIAFKEAHNTE
- the serC gene encoding 3-phosphoserine/phosphohydroxythreonine transaminase, which gives rise to MKIYNFNPGPSVLPKEILLKLQKNFQNYKNNNFSILEISHRSKYFINYAEIVEKDLRDLLNIPQEYNILFSQGGARGQFSAIPLNLLKKYEKADYINSGFWSYASFLEAKKFCHPKVINIKYLNNKNYQSLKPMKDWKIHLDSKYIHYCPNETIEGISIFEEPIFSNKIIIGDFSSTILSKKINIKKYGMIYASAQKNIGPAGLTIIIIRKDLVLKTKQKIPSILNYKILSKTKSMFNTPPIFCWYVAGLMFKWLKKKGGILKIEKKNILKSKMLYEYIDSTEFYYNLVNIQNRSLMNITFFLKINTLTIIFLKKAEKKGLYGLKGHFIHGGIRASIYNSMPKKGIISLIKFMKYFEKKFG